A segment of the Bacillus sp. es.034 genome:
AGCAAGATATTTTCATCAGAAGGATCCCCCTGGATGAAATGAATCTGCTCATGCTCGATCGGTGTGACGGGAAGCATATCGATAAGTACAATTTCGGCATCGGGAACATGGGCGAGAATTTCTTCAATGGCCCTTTCCGTTTTCTTTGACCAATTGATGTAAATGTAATGATCTTCATATGTATACACTAATTTTCCCTCCCTTTTGAATTTTTGAAACGTGGTAATCGAATCAACGGTCTTACTGATCAACACTCCGATGATCCCGATTCCAAAGATGAAGAGGAAGATCCCAAGCATCCGTCCTCCAACCGAAACGGGAAAGTAATCCCCATAACCGACAGTGGTCAAAGTCGTCATCGTCCACCAGAACCCGTCAAAGAGCGTTGGAAAGGTTTCAGGTTCCAAAAAATGACTGCCAATGGTTCCAATTAGGACGATAATCAGTGATAATAGAAAAATGAACCCGAAGTCCATCTTCGAGATCTGTTTCCAAATCCTTTGGAAAATAAGCATACAGTCCCTCCTTTTTTTAAAAAATCATAGTTCAATCATACCAATGAACCTCTTGGAAATGAAACCTTTTCCGCAGTGGTTCGTATAGTTAAAAGAAATCATTGTAGGAGGCTGGAGTGATCAATGAAAGCACCGATATTAGAATATAGATTGAGAAAAGGGAACGACACCTTCGAAGCGATATATAATTATCAGGATATTGAGCTGGAGCAGATCCTGGCAAGAAGGGAATGTGAGTTCTTCGTAAAGGAAGGAGTCACCTACCGGCAGCTATCCTCTGCCATCGAAGGGAACTTATTCATCATTTATGTTGAAATCTATGAAGAAGAACCGCTGAAGGATCCGTTGTTTCCCCCTGAACGACTGAAACTTGAGATCCGGGAATTAAATCAGCGGAAACATAATCCCATTTTAAAAATAGAACACCATGATTACCATCTTGATATTCTAAGTGTCATCGGTTCTGTTTACTATTATATAGATGGGGTTGAATGGGAACGGGATTCTGCTGAAATCGATGAGGACCGTTATGTGTATCTACTATATGTGAAGGCTACGGGATATAAGCTGGAGGAGGAAAGAAAATGAACAAAACGAAAAAAATGATGGCGGGAGTGGCGGCTTCCGTTATGGCGATATCTGTCACTGGATGCGGGAATCAGGACCTTCCACCGGAGCCGACGGATGTAGACTGTGACGACTGGGATTGGGATGATGACAGCGGGACGTATTATTGTGATGACAACCGTTCCCCTCACTTTGGTTACTTTTGGTTCGCCGGCAGGATGTTTAAAAACAAATCAAACCTGAAAAATTTCTCGAAATACAAATCATATTCCAAAAGCTATAAATCGGGAATCGGAAGCGGCTCTAAAGGTGGATTTGGAGGATAATATGACAACCTCTCATCGTGAAAAAAGAAATGAATTTTACCACGACATTCCGGATTTTTGGCACAATTTATATGACATGGAATACGCCTTACTGGATATCCATATGAAAACAAGTGAAACGGTAGCGGCGATTCACGAAGCGTCAAGGCGGGTGTACGCCATCTTTGATAAGACAGCCGATCTGCTTCGGGAGTTGGACGATGATACCCTCCTCGAGCTCGGATACCCCGGGGAATCCCTTTCTTATATAAAATATAAATCCATCCCGCAAGAATGTCTCATCGGGAGATTCGATTTTGTCGTTTCAGAAGGAGAAATGAAACTATTGGAATTCAATAGTGATACTCCTACATTCATCAAAGAACTCTATTACGTGAATGAAAAGGTATGTCAGTATTTTGATTGTCCGAACCCGAACGCGGAAATGGAAGAAGAATTAGCCAAGGAGTTGAAACGGGGTCTCTTATCTTCCTGGAAGTCCCTTGGCCGAAAAGGAGACGCAAAAATCGTCTTCACTTCCCATGCTGATCACGAAGAAGATTACTTGACGACGAAGTATATCCAGGAGCTTTCCGGTGCCCCTTCAGAATATGTCAGTCTGGATCAGCTGCACATTCGGGATGATGGACTTTATACCCCAAACGGAGAGCGGATCGATGTCTTATACCGGCAAACCTATCCCGTCGAGCATCTCGTTGATGATCAAGATCCGTTCACGGAAGAAAAAGTCGGTCTGGAACTGATGCAGATGGTCTTGGATAGAAAGCTTGCGATCTTGAACCCTCCCTCCGCCTTTTTGCTCCAATCAAAAGGGGTGCAGGCACTCATATGGGGACTGCATGAAGAAGGAAGCCCTTTTTTCACAGAAGAAGAACACAAGTGGATTGAACGCTACTTCCTTCCAACCTATCTGGATCCCGAACCCTTCGAAGTAAGCGGGATGACCTACGTTCAGAAGCCTGCTTTCGGCCGCGAAGGAGATACGGTCAAGATCCTGGAAGCGACAGGGAAGGTCCTATTGGAAGATAAAAATGAAACCTACAAACAAACCCTCCCTGTCTATCAAAAGTTCTGCCCACTACCTGTCTCGGTGATCACGATCGATGAAGGGGAAAAGGAAGCAAGCCTGATGGTCGGGAGCTTCATCATCAACGGCAACCCCGGCGCCATCGGCATACGGGCAGGAAATGCCATCACCGATAACGAATCATATTTTCTCCCTGTAGGAATACGGGAGAATGAAAAAGGAGAGAAACATATACATGCAAATCATTACAAGTGACGCCCTACTCAGCTTTCTGGCCCACGTCGGTACCGGCCTTGGTCTCATGATCCTCGGAATCACCGTCTTCGCCTTCACCACCAAGTTTTCAGAAGCGAAGTTAATCAAAGAAGGAAACATCGCCGTAGCACTGAAGCTGTGGGGGAAAGCCATCGGACTCGCCATCGTCATCTACACCGTCTGGGCGAACAGCCTGAACCTGCTTGACGCGTTCATCTGGGGCCTGATCGGAATTGCGACCCAGGTTATCGCTTACTGGATCATCGAGTACGTCCTCACCCCGCGCACGAACTTAGCCAAGAAAGTTGAAGAAGGAAACATCGCCATTGGATTCAGCCTATTTTCCGCAGCGATCGTTGTCGGGTTGGTTGTGGCGGCCAGTTTGACTTATTAAGAGTGTGAGAGGTGAAGATCTGCTGCTTTGGTGGCAGATCTTTTTTATGTGGAAGACTCGCAGGCGTTGGAAAATCACATAATCCCTTTCCCCAATTAATCTGTTATTGACCAAATTATTCCCCGAGAAATAATTTTCGACAAAAAAACCAAAAAAACTGTTGCCCTCGACATTCATACTGTGATAATATTAATTTCGTTGTCACGAAAGAGGCTTTGATCAAGCCTTCGATTCGTGTTTATATATACTTAGAGAGCCATTAGCTCAGTTGGTAGAGCATCTGACTTTTAATCAGAGGGTCGAAGGTTCGAATCCTTCATGGCTCACCATTTTTTACGGCCCATTGGTCAAGCGGTTAAGACACCGCCCTTTCACGGCGGTAACACGGGTTCGAATCCCGTATGGGTCATATTTTATTTCCTTTTTGATAGATTGCTGTTTTACTAGGTAATACTATATGGAAATAGAATACATATTTTTTGCAAGCGCAAGGTAAGGATAGTTATTTTTGCTAGCGCAAAAAAACTTTGGTCCGGTAGTTCAGTTGGTTAGAATGCCTGCCTGTCACGCAGGAGGTCGCGGGTTCGAGTCCCGTCCGGACCGCCATTTACATACCTGATAGTCATGTAATGGAAAAATGGTTTCGATAAGCGAGAAGGTCGAGGAAGCGATCGAAGCTGGACGATGGACAACCACATTCTACTTGTAGGATACATACTTAATATGGCTCAGTAGCTCAGTTGGTAGAGCAATGGACTGAAAATCCATGTGTCGGCGGTTCGATTCCGTCCTGAGCCATCACACAAAAAGTACTGCGACGACTTTGACTCTCGTAGTACTTTTTTATTATGCCTCTTGTAATGTTCATGTAACATAAAACAACAAAAATCCTCTAATTTCTACCAATCCTATTTCAATCGGAAATACATCCTTAGACCCATATTATTCCCATTATGACGCGGATCATCGTCCGATAAGCAAAAAATATTTTCAGATAAATTATACAGTTATATTACAATCATGATTCTGCGTCCCGGTTTTCGTCGAATTATGGTAAATTAGTAAAGTAGCAATTTTATAGAATTCGACTAAATTAGGCTTAATGAACTACCGTTAACTGGGATTTTTGCTTTAGTTTATAGGAGGCAAGTCAATGAGTTTTGGAGAGAAGTTCTCACCCGTTTTAGACAAATATAAAAAACTTAATATTCGACATAGATCAAGTCAATTAGTGAAGAGAGTAGGGATTACAACACTCGCTCTTACCACTTTAACCTTTTCTTCTGCTGCCGCTACGGGGTCTGAAGAAGATCTACAAACCATCTATCATGTGTACATGGGTAGTGAGTATGTAGGTGCCGTTACAAGTCAGGACGAAGTAAAGGCGGTATTAGAGGAGAAGATTGAGAAGGCTCAGAAGGAATACAGTGATTACCAGGTTGATTTCGATCATGAAGTAACGTACATACCTGAGAATGTATTTGAAGCTGTCAAAACCAACAATCAACAAGTCATTGAAAACGTAAATAAATCTGTAGCAATCGAAGCAAATGCATTTGCTTTAATCGTCGACAATAAGCCGGTTGCGTATGTGAAAGACGAACAGGCTGCTGAAGAAGCTTTAAAAACCTTTAAGCTTAACTATGTTTCTGAAGAAGAGTTGGCTGAATTAGAGGCAAGAAAAAAGAACTCTTCAACTACTTCCTTACCCGCTTTAAAAGAAAATGAAACTCGTTTATTAGAAGTTTCTTTCAAAGAGAATGTAGACGTTAAAAAAGCGCAGGTGAAACCGGAAGAAATGATGTCCCCTGAAGAAGCGGCTGATTTTCTTGAAAAAGGTGCGTTAGAAGAGAAGAAATACAAGGTGCAAGAAGGCGATTCACTTAGTACGATTGCCGAAGATCATCAATTGACGACCGGTACTTTACTCAAGTTGAACGAAGGCTTGAAGGAGGACGACGCGCTGAAGGTGGGTGCAGAGTTAAACGTTACTGCATACGAGCCGCTTGTTCACGTACTCGTTAAGAAGGAAGCAAATAAGATTGAAAAGATCGCTTATGATAAAGAAGTAGAAGAAGACTCTTCTATGAATAAAGGCGACACGAAAGTGAAGCAAGAGGGTCAGGATGGTGAGAGATCCGTTACTTTCGAAACAACAGAGGTAAATGGTTCTCAAATCTCTAAAAATGTAAAAGAAGAAAAGAAATTAAAAGATCCAGTGAAATATATCGTGATTAAAGGGACGAAAGCCATTCCTTCAAGAGGATCGGGAAGTTTTGCGTGGCCGACGAATGGCGGTTATATTTCTTCCAAGCAAGGACAAAGATGGGGGAAAATGCATAAAGGTATCGACATCGCCCGTCCAAGTGACCGCACGATCAAATCCGTTGATAACGGAAGAGTCGTATCAGCAGGCTGGGACGATGGCGGTTATGGAAATAAGGTCATCATTGATCACGGTAATGGATATAGAACTCTTTATGCTCATTTAGACTCCATCTCTGTTTCTGCCGGACAAACGGTTGAAAGAGGGCAGAAGCTCGGGATCATGGGAGAAACAGGTGAAGCAACAGGGGTTCATCTTCACATTGAAATTTTCAAAAATGGATCTCTGATTAATCCATTGGATGTACTGTAATTTTATAGAGGGAATCAAGCATGGGACTGACACAATCATTTTATTTGTCAGTCCCCTTTGTTATATTTAGATTATAGTCAACAAGCATTG
Coding sequences within it:
- a CDS encoding M23 family metallopeptidase, translated to MSFGEKFSPVLDKYKKLNIRHRSSQLVKRVGITTLALTTLTFSSAAATGSEEDLQTIYHVYMGSEYVGAVTSQDEVKAVLEEKIEKAQKEYSDYQVDFDHEVTYIPENVFEAVKTNNQQVIENVNKSVAIEANAFALIVDNKPVAYVKDEQAAEEALKTFKLNYVSEEELAELEARKKNSSTTSLPALKENETRLLEVSFKENVDVKKAQVKPEEMMSPEEAADFLEKGALEEKKYKVQEGDSLSTIAEDHQLTTGTLLKLNEGLKEDDALKVGAELNVTAYEPLVHVLVKKEANKIEKIAYDKEVEEDSSMNKGDTKVKQEGQDGERSVTFETTEVNGSQISKNVKEEKKLKDPVKYIVIKGTKAIPSRGSGSFAWPTNGGYISSKQGQRWGKMHKGIDIARPSDRTIKSVDNGRVVSAGWDDGGYGNKVIIDHGNGYRTLYAHLDSISVSAGQTVERGQKLGIMGETGEATGVHLHIEIFKNGSLINPLDVL
- a CDS encoding potassium channel protein — translated: MLIFQRIWKQISKMDFGFIFLLSLIIVLIGTIGSHFLEPETFPTLFDGFWWTMTTLTTVGYGDYFPVSVGGRMLGIFLFIFGIGIIGVLISKTVDSITTFQKFKREGKLVYTYEDHYIYINWSKKTERAIEEILAHVPDAEIVLIDMLPVTPIEHEQIHFIQGDPSDENILLMANIFEAKRVAIFSDSKIEDPSLIDGKTLLIASAVEGLSKTHQKEVHTIVEVSEDRHIPKFQHIAVEDFILSNDSVSLLMAKATLHPGTTNLFRQLLSKRYGNNIHEFKVKENWKTIKQASEELLEKGAILLAVNDNMDFTDATNRELQSDDILYVVCHDRVYEELNK
- a CDS encoding glutathionylspermidine synthase family protein, whose translation is MTTSHREKRNEFYHDIPDFWHNLYDMEYALLDIHMKTSETVAAIHEASRRVYAIFDKTADLLRELDDDTLLELGYPGESLSYIKYKSIPQECLIGRFDFVVSEGEMKLLEFNSDTPTFIKELYYVNEKVCQYFDCPNPNAEMEEELAKELKRGLLSSWKSLGRKGDAKIVFTSHADHEEDYLTTKYIQELSGAPSEYVSLDQLHIRDDGLYTPNGERIDVLYRQTYPVEHLVDDQDPFTEEKVGLELMQMVLDRKLAILNPPSAFLLQSKGVQALIWGLHEEGSPFFTEEEHKWIERYFLPTYLDPEPFEVSGMTYVQKPAFGREGDTVKILEATGKVLLEDKNETYKQTLPVYQKFCPLPVSVITIDEGEKEASLMVGSFIINGNPGAIGIRAGNAITDNESYFLPVGIRENEKGEKHIHANHYK
- a CDS encoding DUF350 domain-containing protein; this encodes MQIITSDALLSFLAHVGTGLGLMILGITVFAFTTKFSEAKLIKEGNIAVALKLWGKAIGLAIVIYTVWANSLNLLDAFIWGLIGIATQVIAYWIIEYVLTPRTNLAKKVEEGNIAIGFSLFSAAIVVGLVVAASLTY